In Rutidosis leptorrhynchoides isolate AG116_Rl617_1_P2 chromosome 2, CSIRO_AGI_Rlap_v1, whole genome shotgun sequence, one genomic interval encodes:
- the LOC139888201 gene encoding uncharacterized protein → MLETHLKPDNISKVCGNVFGKWNWQSNVNVSPNSCRIALGWNSNVVNLMVIHSTRQVILCLIESLDKKVKTYCTFIYASNSGKERHNLLHDLRSQAVITKGHPWVLLGDFNTTRRVNEYSSGCSTTSEDMKEFNDCIFDVEIEDVGSTGFHFTWTNSLKNPQCVILKKLDRIMSNEEFLANYPQAFGTFLPYLVSDHSPTILTMPNGLLTKKKSLRIMNHIASKVEFLKIVEQGWVKELRTNQKKCQEKVDKNPHDLSLRVKAASSLLQYQDAKQDELTLLKQKAKIYCLADGDKNTKFFQSVLKSRKQKSKVDSICDDNGVRYFGEQVADQFVDYFHKFLGENSICRDIEELGDIFTNKLSNEEANAMVTRVSDSEIKTAIFDIDDDKVSGPDGYSSLFFKKAWSIIGFDICEAVKEFFNNGCLLKEVNATLISIIPKIDTPNKVSDFRPFA, encoded by the exons ATGTTGGAAACTCATCTAAAACCTGATAATATTTCAAAGGTATGTGGTAATGTATTTGGCAAATGGAATTGGCAATCCAATGTCAATGTTAGTCCTAATAGCTGTAGGATAGCTTTGGGGTGGAATAGTAATGTGGTGAATCTAATGGTAATTCATAGTACTAGACAGGTGATACTTTGTTTAATTGAATCCCTAGATAAAAAAGTCAAAACATATTGCACTTTTATATATGCCAGTAACAGTGGAAAAGAAAGACATAATTTGTTGCATGACTTAAGATCTCAAGCTGTTATCACTAAAGGGCATCCTTGGGTTTTGTTAGGTGATTTTAATACAACAAGAAGGGTTAATGAATATAGTTCAGGGTGCTCTACTACTAGTGAAGATATGAAAGAATTTAATGATTGTATTTTTGATGTGGAGATTGAAGATGTGGGGAGTACAGGATTCCACTTCACATGGACCAATTCATTGAAAAACCCTCAATGTGTTATTTTGAAGAAATTAGACAGAATAATGAGCAATGAGGAGTTTTTAGCCAATTACCCTCAAGCTTTTGGCACCTTTCTCCCTTATTTAGTATCTGATCATAGTCCAACTATTCTTACTATGCCAAATGGTTTATTGACAAAGAAAAAATCATTAAGGATAATGAATCACATTGCTAGTAAAGTGGAATTTTTAAAGATTGTTGAGCAGGGATGGG TTAAGGAGTTGAGAACTAATCAGAAAAAATGTCAAGAAAAGGTTGACAAAAACCCTCATGATCTTTCTTTGAGAGTTAAAGCTGCTAGTAGTTTATTACAGTATCAAGATGCTAAACAAGATGAGCTAACACTTTTGAAACAAAAGGCAAAGATTTATTGTTTAGCAGATGGTGATAAAAATACCAAATTTTTTCAAAGTGTCTTAAAGAGCAGGAAACAAAAAAGTAAGGTTGATAGTATTTGTGATGATAATGGGGTGAGGTATTTTGGGGAGCAAGTTGCAGATCAATTTGTTGATTATTTTCATAAGTTTTTGGGTGAGAATAGCATATGTAGAGATATTGAGGAGTTAGGTGATATCTTTACAAACAAGTTAAGTAATGAAGAAGCTAATGCTATGGTAACTCGTGTGAGTGACAGTGAAATAAAAACTGCCATATTTGACATAGATGATGATAAGGTATCTGGGCCAGATGGTTATTCCTCTTTATTTTTCAAAAAGGCATGGAGTATTATTGGGTTTGATATTTGTGAAGCAGTAAAAGAATTCTTTAATAATGGGTGTTTATTAAAGGAAGTTAATGCTACCTTGATATCCATTATTCCAAAAATAGATACTCCCAACAAAGTCTCTGATTTTAGACCCTTTGCTTGA
- the LOC139891327 gene encoding uncharacterized protein gives MALVLKKLVTRSSSAVVPYLRVPPNYHRPFSAVHGPSSLGSQINKFAKSMIMRWMLNNSIPYTNCYAVKITSNGEERLKLDMDENQNVILIDGHLMSSFNIPGIEKTTETDEEVRVFLDLEMKDIDHNTMKAILKKKDNALIISGYVQKEDVRKYHDARVELPLLPCEICESSIKTEIKDGGLVVTIPKVVNKKPSQRLLND, from the exons ATGGCGTTGGTTTTGAAGAAACTTGTTACCAGATCATCATCTGCCGTCGTCCCTTATTTACGAGTTCCACCAAATTATCACCGTCCTTTCAGTGCTGTTCACGGACCATCCTCTCTTG GGAGTCAAATTAACAAGTTTGCGAAAAGCATGATTATGAGGTGGATGTTAAACAACAGCATACCTTATACAAATTGCTATGCAGTGAAGATAACAAGTAACGGTGAAGAGCGTTTGAAGCTAGATATGGATGAAAATCAAAATGTGATACTAATTGATGGTCACTTAATGTCTTCTTTTAACATCCCTGGGATCGAAAAGACCACGGAGACTGATGAAGAGGTACGAGTATTCCTAGATTTGGAAATGAAGGATATTGATCATAACACCATGAAAGCCATATTGAAGAAGAAAGATAATGCTTTGATAATTAGTGGTTACGTGCAGAAAGAGGACGTTCGTAAATATCACGACGCTAGAGTTGAGTTACCATTACTACCGTGCGAGATCTGCGAGTCGTCCATTAAGACGGAGATAAAAGACGGTGGGCTGGTCGTAACTATTCCCAAGGTGGTCAACAAGAAACCATCACAAAGGCTACTAAATGACTAG